In the genome of Amaranthus tricolor cultivar Red isolate AtriRed21 chromosome 15, ASM2621246v1, whole genome shotgun sequence, one region contains:
- the LOC130801078 gene encoding uncharacterized protein LOC130801078, which yields MNWNCEQMVQSTWAEMLRDGLGPDQRCYTIMIHGRYSSVNLQFSLVLQVFILVTLMSNVFYGLVSHVLSTCVISSAALKEAIDDLEWPGSSIKLTLQPTPPSVAFRSEGHGDLQIDFMYYANTDLLAALSCDREVSHRYKYKFLQATTSNIPSSVVKDNRGSKVTVGRGGILKVQHLVSVARQSHPHIDSAGYQPPSRIVYIEFFVKPEEVEDN from the exons ATGAATTGGAATTGTGAGCAAATGGTTCAGTCAACTTGGGCTGAAATGTTGAGAGACGGTTTGGGACCTGATCAGCGATGTTATACGATCATGATCCATGGGCG GTATTCCTCTGTGAATCTTCAGTTTAGTTTAGTACTACAGGTTTTCATTTTGGTTACACTTATGTCTAATGTCTTCTATGGTCTAGTTTCTCATGTTCTGTCAACATGTGTTATATCT TCTGCAGCTTTGAAAGAAGCTATTGATGATCTGGAATGGCCCGGATCAAGTATCAAACTAACATTACAACCAACTCCTCCTTCGGTTGCGTTCAGAAGTGAAGGCCATGGTGATCTACAG ATAGACTTTATGTATTATGCAAATACTGATCTTTTAGCAGCTTTGAGCTGTGATCGTGAAGTGTCTCATCG gtataaatataaattcttACAGGCAACAACTTCtaatataccaagtagtgtcgTCAAAGATAACCGTGGCAGCAAGGTTACGGTTGGGAGAGGCGGAATATTGAAAGTTCAGCATCTGGTCTCCGTTGCAAGGCAATCACACCCACACATTGATTCTGCTGGTTATCAGCCTCCTAGCAGGATAGTATATATTGAGTTCTTTGTCAAGCCAGAGGAGGTTGAAGACAATTGA